The Henckelia pumila isolate YLH828 chromosome 2, ASM3356847v2, whole genome shotgun sequence genome includes a window with the following:
- the LOC140881271 gene encoding uncharacterized protein isoform X2, producing MDRSFCTDSAGNIFARSKNSSYFIHIDRRSINVNLKTHIPERQLPIESETRTVLATNKNRNLKVYLYFTEPVLNTSAEILNSITASEGSFVPVSGDTFGNRRFGYQLTDVAEMAIVTVSVQTNLVISRQGTSITPVPPITFLYDSQRPTVRLSTTSKMRTKETSIPIVIKFVKPVFGFNSSFISISGGHLLSFQEMSKSIYAAHVQALADSISVYIPENITTDVSGNKNRASNTLLIRHYSVPVESFILSTFVTTAFGVTCLIAGFLTVSTATLLSAGAFSRPSSILSSDPARNIFRIAYHIQVFALSKWLAVTLPVEYYEFARGLQWSIPYLELPWERENVPPMLVGSSSSSSRLIHSSEIGDAGVLKGVQPNVGSLNSAAKVYGLPLTPMEYRSYFESHNIVPQAEYILDPRNSHGWRDFSRSMFWLSIIGGTLVLVHAVFLFILKFKKKNNEKRSFGALIFPRFEIFLLILALPCFCEASAALLRGGTSSGMAIGFLMLSIVAFIMLSLFLFLSCGITIGKLLQYKEVHHEGQIFRWYKEFIRVILGPGKRSQWTWKNRPVSTNLTIFGPLFEDLRGPPKYMLSQISVGPRTKRDDRIIASDDETEDAEAPIIQKLFGILRIYYTFLECSKRVALGIVAGAYVQNLSSKTPTIILLCMTSFQLFFMVLKKPFIKKRVQLVEIVSLSGEVAIFAICYVFLEQQFSPESERKIGISMLLIFLLVFLVQMINEWHALYRQIKRLDPMNYFFLRGLENALIGFLLFCCPHGLVKDLDRKFPLNNTNETAETTSSVSRIRSLGSAASGDKSWLKQIQELARSSFSRDGARTIPDDPTTSKSTKMSGFWRPRTSGSSTASTSADVGTKQRGLHKELEEIFSSK from the exons ATGGATAGAAGTTTCTGTACAGACTCTGCAGGAAACATATTTGCAAGGAGTAAAAATTCGAGTTATTTCATACACATTG ATAGAAGAAGCATTAATGTGAACCTGAAGACTCATATACCCGAAAGACAACTTCCAATTGAAAGTGAAACTAGAACTGTACTGGCAACTAATAAAAATAGGAACTTAAAGGTGTACTTATATTTCACGGAACCAGTCCTCAACACATCCGCTGAAATTCTAAACTCCATCACCGCAAGTGAAGGATCATTTGTGCCCGTCAGTGGGGATACCTTTGGAAATCGAAGATTTGGCTATCAG CTAACGGATGTAGCTGAGATGGCCATTGTTACTGTGAGCGTGCAAACAAACTTGGTGATCAGCCGACAAGGGACATCTATTACTCCTGTACCTCCCATCACTTTTCTCTATG ATTCTCAAAGGCCTACTGTGAGGTTGAGCACAACAAGCAAAATGCGAACAAAAGAAACGAGTATTCCGATTGTGATCAAATTCGTAAAGCCCGTGTTTGGCTTTAACTCGTCTTTTATTAGCATCTCTGGGGGTCATTTGCTCAG CTTCCAGGAGATGAGTAAGAGCATATATGCTGCACATGTACAAGCACTCGCTGATTCTATATCAGTCTATATTCCCGAAAACATAACCACGGATGTCTCTGGAAATAAAAATAGAGCATCCAACACTCTACTAATCAGGCACT ATTCTGTACCGGTGGAATCTTTTATTCTTTCAACCTTTGTCACTACTGCCTTTGGTGTGACATGTTTGATTGCAGGGTTTCTCACTGTTTCAACAGCAACACTCCTATCAGCTGGAGCATTCTCCAGGCCAAGTTCTATCTTATCCTCCGACCCTGcaagaaatattttt AGAATCGCTTACCACATTCAGGTGTTTGCTCTTTCTAAATGGCTGGCAGTTACTTTACCTGTAGAATATTATGAATTTGCAAGAGGCCTGCAGTGGAGTATCCCGTACTTGGAGCTCCCATGGGAGAGAGAAAATGTCCCTCCGATGCTGGTGGGATCGAGTTCTTCTAGTAGCCGACTAATACATAGTTCTGAAATCGGTGATGCAGGAGTTTTGAAGGGTGTTCAACCAAATGTTGGTAGTCTGAATTCAGCAGCCAAAGTTTATGGATTGCCACTGACCCCTATGGAATACAGATCCTATTTTGAG AGCCATAATATTGTGCCACAAGCTGAATATATTTTAGATCCAAGAAATTCTCATGG GTGGAGAGATTTCAGTAGAAGCATGTTTTGGTTATCCATAATTGGTGGCACCTTGGTTCTGGTCCATGCTGTATTcctttttatccttaaattcaAGAAGAAAAACAACGAAAAACGGAGCTTTGGAGCTCTTATTTTTCCAAGATTCGAGATATTTCTGCTAATTCTTGCGCTACCATGCTTCTGTGAAGCTTCAGCTGCTTTGCTACGAG GTGGGACATCTTCTGGAATGGCCATCGGCTTTCTGATGCTGAGTATAGTTGCTTTTATCATGTTATCATTGTTTTTGTTTCTCTCCTGCGGAATCACGATAGGGAAGCTGCTTCAGTACAAGGAAGTACACCATGAGGGACAAATATTTCGATGGTATAAAGAATTTATTCGAGTCATACTAGGCCCTGGTAAAAGAAGCCAATGGACGTGGAAGAACCGCCCTGTTTCAACTAATCTTACTATTTTTGGTCCTCTATTCGAGGATCTTAGAGGCCCTCCAAAGTACATGCTGTCTCAGATTTCTGTTGGTCCTCGGACTAAACGGGATGATAGAATAATCGCTTCTGATGACGAAACAGAAGATGCAGAAGCACCCATAATTCAAAAATTGTTTGGAATTCTGAGAATTTACTACACATTTCTTGAATGTTCAAAACGTGTGGCACTCGGAATCGTGGCTGGTGCTTATGTACAGAATTTATCCTCTAAAACTCCGACGATCATATTACTTTGTATGACCTCATTTCAACTGTTCTTCATGGTTCTTAAGAAGCCGTTCATTAAGAAAAGGGTCCAACTGGTTGAGATTGTCTCATTGTCAGGTGAGGTCGCCATTTTCGCAATCTGTTATGTTTTCTTGGAACAACAGTTTTCCCCCGAAAGCGAGAGGAAAATCGGGATTTCGATGCTGCTGATTTTTTTGTTAGTTTTTCTAGTCCAAATGATCAATGAATGGCATGCACTATACCGACAGATAAAGCGGCTGGATCCCATGAACTACTTTTTTTTACGAGGCTTGGAAAATGCTTTGATTGGATTCCTCTTGTTTTGCTGTCCCCATGGTTTGGTCAAGGATCTCGACCGAAAGTTCCCTTTAAACAACACTAATGAAACGGCAGAAACTACTTCATCTGTGAGTAGGATTAGGAGCTTGGGGAGCGCGGCCTCGGGAGACAAGTCGTGGTTGAAGCAAATACAAGAACTAGCAAGATCAAGCTTCAGTAGAGATGGAGCCAGGACCATCCCAGATGATCCCACCACGAGTAAATCTACCAAGATGAGCGGATTTTGGAGGCCTAGGACGAGCGGAAGCTCGACTGCTTCTACATCTGCTGACGTTGGTACAAAACAGAGGGGATTGCACAAAGAGTTGGAAGAAATTTTTTCATCCAAATGA
- the LOC140881271 gene encoding uncharacterized protein isoform X1: MGFQVSLCLILLCWLLLVLSFRVDGIDSELLSVKLLSAPREFSNRNSATFAFEVLVGGNGGICTDCSTNCKLDDSTFSACEGGNISYTSVLDGNHTFEVCTNGLSGVACAGYNWTVDTINPTAYITTPTPFTSASHVLVNISFSEPCGGGGGFRCSSVKACNLLVYGAGEVVPSTFDVVQPHLKYSLVVRLSQRIQYGRVIFVMDRSFCTDSAGNIFARSKNSSYFIHIDRRSINVNLKTHIPERQLPIESETRTVLATNKNRNLKVYLYFTEPVLNTSAEILNSITASEGSFVPVSGDTFGNRRFGYQLTDVAEMAIVTVSVQTNLVISRQGTSITPVPPITFLYDSQRPTVRLSTTSKMRTKETSIPIVIKFVKPVFGFNSSFISISGGHLLSFQEMSKSIYAAHVQALADSISVYIPENITTDVSGNKNRASNTLLIRHYSVPVESFILSTFVTTAFGVTCLIAGFLTVSTATLLSAGAFSRPSSILSSDPARNIFRIAYHIQVFALSKWLAVTLPVEYYEFARGLQWSIPYLELPWERENVPPMLVGSSSSSSRLIHSSEIGDAGVLKGVQPNVGSLNSAAKVYGLPLTPMEYRSYFESHNIVPQAEYILDPRNSHGWRDFSRSMFWLSIIGGTLVLVHAVFLFILKFKKKNNEKRSFGALIFPRFEIFLLILALPCFCEASAALLRGGTSSGMAIGFLMLSIVAFIMLSLFLFLSCGITIGKLLQYKEVHHEGQIFRWYKEFIRVILGPGKRSQWTWKNRPVSTNLTIFGPLFEDLRGPPKYMLSQISVGPRTKRDDRIIASDDETEDAEAPIIQKLFGILRIYYTFLECSKRVALGIVAGAYVQNLSSKTPTIILLCMTSFQLFFMVLKKPFIKKRVQLVEIVSLSGEVAIFAICYVFLEQQFSPESERKIGISMLLIFLLVFLVQMINEWHALYRQIKRLDPMNYFFLRGLENALIGFLLFCCPHGLVKDLDRKFPLNNTNETAETTSSVSRIRSLGSAASGDKSWLKQIQELARSSFSRDGARTIPDDPTTSKSTKMSGFWRPRTSGSSTASTSADVGTKQRGLHKELEEIFSSK, from the exons ATGGGCTTCCAAGTTTctctttgtttgattttgctttGCTGGTTACTTCTGGTTCTGAGTTTCAGAGTTGATGGCATTGATTCTGAGCTACTTTCTGTGAAATTATTGAGCGCCCCTCGTGAGTTCTCTAATAGAAACTCAGCCACGTTTGCTTTTGAAGTTCTGGTGGGTGGCAACGGCGGAATTTGCACTGATTGTTCCACAAATTGCAAG CTGGATGACAGCACATTTTCGGCTTGTGAAGGTGGAAATATTTCCTATACAAGTGTACTAGATGGAAATCACACATTTGAGGTGTGCACCAATGGGTTGTCTGGAGTTGCTTGTGCCGGCTATAACTGGACTGTTG acactataaACCCAACAGCATATATTACTACTCCAACGCCCTTTACTAGTGCTTCTCATGTCTTAGTGAACATATCTTTCAGTGAACCGTGTGGTGGTGGAGGTGGTTTCAGATGTTCTTCTGTAAAAGCCTGCAAC CTTCTGGTTTATGGTGCGGGTGAGGTCGTACCAAGTACATTTGATGTTGTTCAGCCACATTTGAAATATTCTCTTGTTGTCCGTTTGTCTCAAAGAATTCAATATGGACGTGTGATCTTTGTAATGGATAGAAGTTTCTGTACAGACTCTGCAGGAAACATATTTGCAAGGAGTAAAAATTCGAGTTATTTCATACACATTG ATAGAAGAAGCATTAATGTGAACCTGAAGACTCATATACCCGAAAGACAACTTCCAATTGAAAGTGAAACTAGAACTGTACTGGCAACTAATAAAAATAGGAACTTAAAGGTGTACTTATATTTCACGGAACCAGTCCTCAACACATCCGCTGAAATTCTAAACTCCATCACCGCAAGTGAAGGATCATTTGTGCCCGTCAGTGGGGATACCTTTGGAAATCGAAGATTTGGCTATCAG CTAACGGATGTAGCTGAGATGGCCATTGTTACTGTGAGCGTGCAAACAAACTTGGTGATCAGCCGACAAGGGACATCTATTACTCCTGTACCTCCCATCACTTTTCTCTATG ATTCTCAAAGGCCTACTGTGAGGTTGAGCACAACAAGCAAAATGCGAACAAAAGAAACGAGTATTCCGATTGTGATCAAATTCGTAAAGCCCGTGTTTGGCTTTAACTCGTCTTTTATTAGCATCTCTGGGGGTCATTTGCTCAG CTTCCAGGAGATGAGTAAGAGCATATATGCTGCACATGTACAAGCACTCGCTGATTCTATATCAGTCTATATTCCCGAAAACATAACCACGGATGTCTCTGGAAATAAAAATAGAGCATCCAACACTCTACTAATCAGGCACT ATTCTGTACCGGTGGAATCTTTTATTCTTTCAACCTTTGTCACTACTGCCTTTGGTGTGACATGTTTGATTGCAGGGTTTCTCACTGTTTCAACAGCAACACTCCTATCAGCTGGAGCATTCTCCAGGCCAAGTTCTATCTTATCCTCCGACCCTGcaagaaatattttt AGAATCGCTTACCACATTCAGGTGTTTGCTCTTTCTAAATGGCTGGCAGTTACTTTACCTGTAGAATATTATGAATTTGCAAGAGGCCTGCAGTGGAGTATCCCGTACTTGGAGCTCCCATGGGAGAGAGAAAATGTCCCTCCGATGCTGGTGGGATCGAGTTCTTCTAGTAGCCGACTAATACATAGTTCTGAAATCGGTGATGCAGGAGTTTTGAAGGGTGTTCAACCAAATGTTGGTAGTCTGAATTCAGCAGCCAAAGTTTATGGATTGCCACTGACCCCTATGGAATACAGATCCTATTTTGAG AGCCATAATATTGTGCCACAAGCTGAATATATTTTAGATCCAAGAAATTCTCATGG GTGGAGAGATTTCAGTAGAAGCATGTTTTGGTTATCCATAATTGGTGGCACCTTGGTTCTGGTCCATGCTGTATTcctttttatccttaaattcaAGAAGAAAAACAACGAAAAACGGAGCTTTGGAGCTCTTATTTTTCCAAGATTCGAGATATTTCTGCTAATTCTTGCGCTACCATGCTTCTGTGAAGCTTCAGCTGCTTTGCTACGAG GTGGGACATCTTCTGGAATGGCCATCGGCTTTCTGATGCTGAGTATAGTTGCTTTTATCATGTTATCATTGTTTTTGTTTCTCTCCTGCGGAATCACGATAGGGAAGCTGCTTCAGTACAAGGAAGTACACCATGAGGGACAAATATTTCGATGGTATAAAGAATTTATTCGAGTCATACTAGGCCCTGGTAAAAGAAGCCAATGGACGTGGAAGAACCGCCCTGTTTCAACTAATCTTACTATTTTTGGTCCTCTATTCGAGGATCTTAGAGGCCCTCCAAAGTACATGCTGTCTCAGATTTCTGTTGGTCCTCGGACTAAACGGGATGATAGAATAATCGCTTCTGATGACGAAACAGAAGATGCAGAAGCACCCATAATTCAAAAATTGTTTGGAATTCTGAGAATTTACTACACATTTCTTGAATGTTCAAAACGTGTGGCACTCGGAATCGTGGCTGGTGCTTATGTACAGAATTTATCCTCTAAAACTCCGACGATCATATTACTTTGTATGACCTCATTTCAACTGTTCTTCATGGTTCTTAAGAAGCCGTTCATTAAGAAAAGGGTCCAACTGGTTGAGATTGTCTCATTGTCAGGTGAGGTCGCCATTTTCGCAATCTGTTATGTTTTCTTGGAACAACAGTTTTCCCCCGAAAGCGAGAGGAAAATCGGGATTTCGATGCTGCTGATTTTTTTGTTAGTTTTTCTAGTCCAAATGATCAATGAATGGCATGCACTATACCGACAGATAAAGCGGCTGGATCCCATGAACTACTTTTTTTTACGAGGCTTGGAAAATGCTTTGATTGGATTCCTCTTGTTTTGCTGTCCCCATGGTTTGGTCAAGGATCTCGACCGAAAGTTCCCTTTAAACAACACTAATGAAACGGCAGAAACTACTTCATCTGTGAGTAGGATTAGGAGCTTGGGGAGCGCGGCCTCGGGAGACAAGTCGTGGTTGAAGCAAATACAAGAACTAGCAAGATCAAGCTTCAGTAGAGATGGAGCCAGGACCATCCCAGATGATCCCACCACGAGTAAATCTACCAAGATGAGCGGATTTTGGAGGCCTAGGACGAGCGGAAGCTCGACTGCTTCTACATCTGCTGACGTTGGTACAAAACAGAGGGGATTGCACAAAGAGTTGGAAGAAATTTTTTCATCCAAATGA